CCGGGGCCTCGGCATCATTGGTGGCAACGCCCAGAACCAGGCCGCGCGCGCGCAGGTGCGTCAGCAACGGCAGCAGCGGGACGGCTTCGGCCTGAGGTGCGCGCGCCGCTTCCGCATTCAGAAGCGCGACAAGCGCATCGCGGGACATGTCCGGGAAAAAGGGACGCAAATCGTCCGCAATCTCAGCCGGGGTTCCGGCGATGACAACGCTGTCCGGGGCAAACCGACGCTGAGCAAGGTCAAAGCCGATGGCCGCGCCTGCGCGCATCGCCAAGTGTTGATCCCCGCCGGCAGCCCGGCGCAGGAACGCGGCGGCCCATGCCTCCCACGTGGTGGTAAAATCGAAAAGCGTGCCGTCCTTGTCAAAGATGATGCCTTGCACGGGGGGGCCAGACGGCGTCACGTCCAATGCACATCCCCCCCTCCGGGCAATGCCATGCGCGCACGCATCGGCGCGTCATAAGACAGACCGCTGGCATCGCAGAAGGATTTCACCCATGTATCATCCATCATGATGAAATCCAAAAGCGCACCCAGAAAGGCCGGATCGGACACGCCTGCGCGCATATCTGCCTCGCTGGCGCCGGTGGCGCCCAGGAACACGGGCAGCAATTCCGCGTTGCCGGCCATCCAGGCAACCGCCTGCAATCCGACAACTTCGGCGGATTCTCGCGAATGGGACATCACGTTTGTGCCTTTGCAGTCTCGTGGAAACGCTTTGTTAACCTAAACGATCAAAAACCGAATGCACGGCTTTTGTAACGAATTGGAAACGCCTCATGCACGGCAAGGTCCTTCTTATTGACCCGATCGCGACCAACCGCATCGTGCTGCGCGTCAAATTGGCGGCCAGCCACTACCACATGACGCAGGCAGCCTCGATCGCCGATGCGATGCAGGTGCTGTCCCAGGACCTGCCTGACCTGATCCTGTGCGCAACCGATTTGCCGGACGGCGATCCGCTCCGGCTGTTGCGGCGCATGCGCAAGACGGGGTTGACGGGAAAGGTGCCGGTCATCGCCCTCAGCGGATGCGATGACGACAGCGAACGGCTGCGCCTCTTGGCCGGCGGGGTCGATGACGTCATGCAAAAGCCCATCAACGACGCCCTGTTGCTGGCGCGCACGCGGTCGATCATTCGTGCCTATGCAACGGCCAGCGAATGGACGCTGCGCGAAGGCACGTCGCGTGCGCTTGGCTTTGCCGAGGCGGCGGATGCGTTCGCCCCGTCCCAGACGGTGCGGATCATCGCGCGTGATCCGGCAGCGGCTGAACCATGGTCGTCGGCGCTTGCCAACCGGATTTCTGCCCGGATCACCTATGCCAAGCCCGCCACCGCCGTCGATGATATCGAGCCGGGGTCCCCGCCTGACGCGCTGGTTCTGGTTGTGGGGCCACACGAAGGCACGCAGATGCTGCAATTGCTTGCAACGGTGCGCAGCCAGGCCAGCACGCGCCACTGCGCCATTCTGGGCGTGATCGGGCCCGAGGACATGACGCTTGGCGCGCAGATGCTGGACATGGGCGCAAATGACCTGATCCGCCACACGCGATCAGCCGACGA
The DNA window shown above is from uncultured Tateyamaria sp. and carries:
- a CDS encoding HAD family hydrolase, whose product is MQGIIFDKDGTLFDFTTTWEAWAAAFLRRAAGGDQHLAMRAGAAIGFDLAQRRFAPDSVVIAGTPAEIADDLRPFFPDMSRDALVALLNAEAARAPQAEAVPLLPLLTHLRARGLVLGVATNDAEAPAQAHLQSAGIAPLFDFIAGSDSGFGGKPAPGQLLAFCAELDVPAEAVVMVGDSTHDLMAGRAAGMRTVAVLTGLAPKDVLAPHADTVLPDIGALPAWLDRVAAR
- a CDS encoding DUF3572 domain-containing protein yields the protein MSHSRESAEVVGLQAVAWMAGNAELLPVFLGATGASEADMRAGVSDPAFLGALLDFIMMDDTWVKSFCDASGLSYDAPMRARMALPGGGDVHWT
- a CDS encoding diguanylate cyclase, encoding MHGKVLLIDPIATNRIVLRVKLAASHYHMTQAASIADAMQVLSQDLPDLILCATDLPDGDPLRLLRRMRKTGLTGKVPVIALSGCDDDSERLRLLAGGVDDVMQKPINDALLLARTRSIIRAYATASEWTLREGTSRALGFAEAADAFAPSQTVRIIARDPAAAEPWSSALANRISARITYAKPATAVDDIEPGSPPDALVLVVGPHEGTQMLQLLATVRSQASTRHCAILGVIGPEDMTLGAQMLDMGANDLIRHTRSADELAVRLDALLRRKRVTDALRDTVRSGIEAAVIDPLTGLHNRRYAMPHLTRIADRATRTGKPYAVMVADMDHFKRINDTYGHAAGDAVLIETARRLRENLRAVDLVARIGGEEFLIVLPGAGLSDARKAAKRMCRIIETTAFDVPGQTAPITVTMSIGMTVVDPGRGAKSSDAHTPQALLDRADKALYGAKAEGRNRVTLSRPAA